tttttacaatctaacattattatttataaaataaataactatttatcaattaattgttattattgttattaatttattgtattatttacatcaataactattattattataattatatttgttataattataactaattattattatttttattattatagaatattaattgtaataataattgttatttatattagttgtaattttttttgcgataatattaattattataaatattaataataactgctattaaattaatataataataataatagtaataataattattatttaactatttaaatataataattattattattaattataattattatttttattatataaaatactaattattttgactaataataattatttgtatttttatgttattatataatataaatagtaataataaatattattataatataatacaataacaataaataactaataattattattttattattattattattataaataatagtaatagaaaaatataatatttattaaataaaacataataataattttaaaagtgttaaatTGTGAATTCCATTGGAATTCAAAACTATTCATCCAATTTGTTAAggaattttgaaaaattcaaAGGATTCCAATTTAATTTCTTACGAACCAAATAAGTTATTGATGGAATTCGAATTACATTATGTCAACCAAACAAGATATGGAATAAAATTCAGATTCTAATTCTTTCGAATTTCAACGAATTCTGCAAACCAAACACCCTTAAGTTACTAGCTaggacaaattttttttttttgtcgctAGAAGTCAATTGGGATATTTGTCTAGCTTTTACTATAGTACGAGTATAATCAACACTTTCCTCATTGACCAAGTCACTAGCTATGAAGTTTCTACACCATCTTCCAACATCACATTCAAATAATTATTCAATCTAATTCAACACCACACAAGTTGACTTCACATTTCAACACTTTAGCCCAGGAtctccaaaaacaaaaaaaatatcccATATATCATCATTCATTATTTCATTTCCAAGTTAATTTTCACACAAAACCTCTCAAAATGGGCTGCATTCATAGCACCCCAGATTCTATCAACACTCACAAAAACAcaatctcatcatcatcatcatcatcatcaaacaacCCATCATTATCTAAACTCCATCTAACCCCTGATCTAACATCTTACCAAGAAGCATGCAGATCAGATCCCGAGTTACAATCATTTGACTCAGCTCTCCAATACAAAACCAGCCGAGTCATCAACTCACTTGCAGTAGGTGTAGAAGTACGTTCACTTTCACTAGATTCACTCCAAGAAGTCACTACAAGTTTACTTGACATGAACCAAGAAGTTGTAAACATTTTGATAGAATCTAAAGAAGATATATGGAATAATGATGAATTATTTTCCTTAGTTAAAGATTTCTTTGACCTTAGTTTATTAACTCTAGATTTTATTACATCTTTAGAAGACTGTTTAAAAAATGCTAGACatagtttatcttttttaactATTGCCTTTAATAAATTTGATCAAGATAAGGATTACTTAAATACCCTTCAACAGTTTAAGCAGTTTGAGAGTTTAGACAGCCCGTTTTCGCCGCAGTTTTTCGAGTTGTTTCAGTCTGTTTATAAGCAACAGGTTTCTATGTTAAGAAAATTGAATGTGCAAAAAAGGAAAgttgataagaagttgaaaagggCGGTTATGTGGAGACGGTTGACTAATGTTATATTTGTGATCACTTTTAGTACTGTTTTGATATGTTCTGTGGTCGCGGCTGCTGTGGCTGCACCTCCGTTGGTGACGGCACTTGCAGCCGCGGCTGTAGTGCCGTTAGGGTCGATGGGGAAATGGGTTAACTCGTTATGGAAGAAATATGAGACGGGTTTGAAAGGGCAAAGGGAGTTGATTAATGCAATGAGAATGGGGAATTTTATCGCGATTAAGGATTTAGATAATATTAAGGCTTTGGTTGATAAGTTAGGGGTTGAGATGGAGGGTTTGGTGCAGAACGTGCAGTTTGCTGTTAATGAAGAGGAGGAAGAGGCGGTTGCAGTGGCAGTTGAGGAAATGAAGAAAACGGTTAATGATTTTGCTAAGACGATTGATGATTTGAGTGATCATTCGAATAAATGTAGTAGGGATGTGAGGAGAGCGAGAACTGTGATTGTGCAGAAGATCACGAAGCATCCTAGTGGCTCGGTTTAGGTAttgatgtttttgttaatttaatctGCTTTATTGGTTACATATTTTGTTGTTAATATCTGTGTATTCTACAAAGAAATCTTTAGTTGTGAACCTTATATTTGGGTCTAATGATCTTTTGATTTGGCCCTGAGAAATTTGAACATATTAAGGGAgagtttatagtttataattgtCTATTTTATTGACTATGTCTTTGTTGGCTAATAATGAAATACCTAATTCTGAAAATTTCATAATATCGGATGGTTTCTTGAAACTTTTATCTCTTAATTTCAGTTTACTATAGATACAGTACAACAATAATTCTGAAAATTCCCAACCTATGCTCAAAACGGGCCCATGTCTAGGATTAGCACGCAAAACAGACAATTGCATACATCATTAGCCATGGACAAAGTGTATTAGCGGGATTGCACGACTTAGCGACACTGCTAGCATAAGTATTAACTAAATACCCTTCAGTTTAAAGTTCAGAAGCGCACTGGGGATGGTGAgagttttgttttcttttcagaAGCAGATAGTGTTATTGTGTGTTAATATGATTCAGACCGCAGGTTTGTTGAGCATTAAGGTCAAGAAAACAGTTCACCTGAATAAGGTATAAAGGTAAGATGCAAGAAATCGGGTGGATGCTTAAATTCTGTAAAACagaattaataaaacaaaagaaaattttataggAATTGCGTTGGTGATCCAGATGCAGAATTACAAAATAAGGGTTAGTGTGGACAGGTTCTTTTAGCTGTTGTGTTTATTTTGGTAATGTCTACGACAATACAAACCGAATGAGCCACTCTAACAGTCTAACATCCCTCTTACATTGAACATAGGTCATATGTATTAGTGTCAGGTCCAAATGGGTTTAAGTTCGGTTCCAAAAAAGTTAAGTATTACTATTGCCTTTGGCCCTTGAAACTTTGAGCATATTATGGGAAAAGTTATAATTGTATAACTTACTTTTGTTGATTATATTTGTTGTCTTATGATCCACCTAAGATAATTGCTCAGAGGTTTCTTGAAACTTGTTTGTTTCTAATATTGGTTCACTGCAAATGCTGTGCGCTAAATCGCCAATAAGCCATTCTGAGAAACTTCCGACCCTTGTTTGAAACTTGCACATGTTTAGAATTAGCGCCCAAATCAGGAGATTCCATACATTATCTGCCATGGAGCAAGTCTATTAGTGTGATTGTCACAAGTGACATTACTAGCATAGATAACTATATAGTGAGTTTAATAATGTCTAAAGTGTGCAAAGTTGGGAATTTGGAATATTGAGGGttctttttttcccttttaGAAAGCAGATACTATTATCTTTGCTTTGATATGATTCACAGTGAATGTTTGTTGAGCATCTAGGTAATTTAAAAGGTTTCATTGATTAAGGTATCTAGGTATTAGGCAAGGGATCTGGTGGAGGCTTGGCTTcagtaaaagaaaaatgagagGAAAGATTTACAGGACTTTATCTTGGTATTAGGTAAGTCAAAGAGTATGCCCAAATTAGTCTTCTAAACTTCTCCTTACATGTAACATAAGTCATACAGGTTATAGTTGGGTCCAAACGGGTTAAACATGGGTCCTAAAATGTTAAATATTGCCTTCTAGGTAACATTTGAGTTTAACACATTCATATTGTACACTGAAAACTGTTGTTTTTTCTTTCAGTGGAAGGCATAAACAACTGTCAGATAAACTTGAAATTCTGGGCTGCAGACTTCAGCTTGAACTTGCATCAATGTCAAACCAATATATTGACCCATTGCAATGTAACCTTAAATCACTGGGAGAAAAGGAAAGAGAAACAAACTTAACATGAAGAAATCCGCTTAATCAACCAAAACAACCCGCGAATGGTAACCCAACATCCTGTTTTCACACTTTATGTGTAGTTGCTGTAACAATCTGGTGAGCTGAACTTTAACTTGTCTGAAACCGTGCTTAACTCTTTATAGGAGATGGTTCTATGGATCCCTTCCCCCCGCTCCTTCCCAAATAGTAATCACCACTTGagaaatcaaaattttcaaccCCATGAATACCAAGGTTCTAAATACACAAAGGGTAATTGAAATACACAGACCGGGTTGCGTAAACTTACCAAACAGTTTTGGGTAAAACATGTAACTTTTGGCATAAGCCATGTTAGGTGGACAGACCCAAACCATTTGTTTGGTCAATAATCTAAATATTTTGTAAAAGAAGAGTGAGTTATGGTTACAAAATACTATATTATTCGATAACATTTCCTTAAAGATAACTGTTTGCCCAATTGACTTGCTTCCTTcttatctaacttttttgttATCCATTTAACCCATAGCGGCAAGCTGGCTCgttaagtaaatgggtcaaactgCCTCCTTGGATTTCATGTTAAACGATATTAGAAAGGGACTTATTACCCCATTAGAACTGCGAGAAAAGCCAGTGCGCTTGTTTCATCAATTTATGAGGCATTGGTGATTGTAGTTTAACTCTTAAATGCTAAATCAGGCAGGTCCCAGGCAACAACTGGGATTGATACACAGAACTTAACATCAATATTGTCATTAAACCATCACTTTATGACCATTACaagtttgtcttttttttttttggggggatggggggggggggggggggtcatgAACTTGACATGTTGGCTCGGGTTTGGCTTCAACAATAGGTAATTCACATCTTTAATATGGTTACAAGTTGTCTACTTTCATTTTGTAACTTCTTTTAAATGGACAGTTTATAACTTATAGGCCTTTCACGAAAGTAAAGACTGTTTCATCGATACTATATTTAAAGAAAGTACCATTAAATGTCTACTTATCATCATTTCTGTATAACTCTTATTAGTAATTTAGCGAAATAATCagaataaataaatgaatgtgAACCTGGCTGTTACGGAATTTGTGTTAATACATTGCACGTGATTGTTGGATCCAATGGATATAAATTAGGGGTTCGGGTAATCTTGCAGTCTCTAGTTGATTTGCTAACAGTGTGCAAGTTTGTCTTGGTTAAAAATGTTAGGGCATACCTTGAGTTGCTCTATGCTTGAATATCATAGCAACAATAAAATTTGGATTTGAACAAAACCAATTGGGCTTGAATAATCTTTATAATAATCAGCTAGTTGCAGAACAATAACCACTTCAATAATATTAAAACTCTAGAGAACTTAGAACTAAGATCCAAATTCCAATGCAGTGTAGCTCAGTTTGTAACGGGCGGGGGCGTCTTTGTCACAAATAGCACAAAGTCGTTTGGTTCAAACCCCAGCATCCCCATAACCACAACTGAGTGAGTCTGGTATGCCGAATGCCACCGCTGGTTTGGGGTGTTTAACCTTTTGCCTCACCAAAAAACTAAGATTCAGATGTTAAATTCCGAATTAATGTAGAGTAGCAAGTAGCTTGTCAAGGGTGATTGTCTAGTGTTAAACCTTACAAGGTGGCGTAATCGTTGTGTTTCTAAAACAACACTTATTATTCTAAAGTGTTTTTCGAAGTAGGCTTAGCTAAAATTAGAATTACGTGTTTTTTAGCTAAAGTGTGTTTGTACAACATATATGACAAGAACGTTTCTATAAACGTTTTTGAAGTAAGGATATGTAGGTAAAAATCAAGAACTGTCAAACCAAAGGCTCCGAAGCGATATTGGTGGGTCATTTGTCTATAATACCTTAACGCGTTAGGTTATCAGGTATCGTCGTATAATGACTCAAAAGGCTACCTCATTGACACATCAGCTTTTAAcattatattagtttttaaatCGTTATGATTGCAGAAAGTAGAACACTATTCTTTGATGTACCTACACACAAACAATACTAAAAacgaaatatataaaaaagggtaATTAATGTCGAGGTTGACAAGGAAGTCCCAAACCATGACGCAGAACCAACCGGTAAGGGGAGACTTTCAGCGCCATTATACACCTATGCGACGTTGACCCAACCCATTCCTCATATCCCTGGCTCTTTTAAAGCCATATACATCAACACAAAACTATCTTTACACTTTGCTACGTAGGATTTTTTTTACGTGGCATCttcatatttattttgacaaatatatttatatttacttatatttatatttatagaatgtataatataactaaaagagatgGTTGGGGGTACAAttgacacccctaatcctcctcttttagcctaatactccctcctcattaatcttctattttttaatattttttttttttaaaaaaacagcctttaataaaaaatcttataaaaaaatctttattattattattatctttattattattattatctttattattattattatctttattattattattattattattattattattattattattattattattattatctttattattattattatctttattattattattatctttattattattatctttattattatattattattattattattattattattattattattattattatctttattattattattattattattattattattattattattattattattattattattattatctttattattattattattatattattattattattattattattattattattattatctttattattattattattattattattattattattattattattattattattattattattattattattattattataggcTTTCAATACAGGTTTTTGTTGCAGTTATACAGTGCAAAAAGGGAGACTTAACTAGTTTCTTTCCCCATATTGTTCGGGGTACCTACTCGGTACCTCTCTCACTTGTGCACTGACCAAAGCAACAACTTATAGGTTTCTCTtcactgaagatcaccgtgcagcatgaaaatcattgtgcatcaattgcttcgtgaatcttcgtgcatcaatttaactatgatccaagggtcaagatcatgtcttatttgttttactttaatacttgttttataatacccaacccctatctATCTGtctatctattttttttttctttttatttaactaaaattaaaaaaaatagttaaacttgaatcaatatttatataaatatatgttttttctttagctttcgtgttgattaaattataatattgatcatacactttttgtttctctttttaattaactaaagttgaaaaaaaataaataaataaactggaatcaatactTATATggtgttaattttcatatagttcttttttagcttttgtattcattaaattgtgataatggtcatacactttttgtttcacaattagtataagattttttttaatttgagaCTAACCATCCAATGGACGGGCATAACAACTAGTAGAATGTATAGAATATAAAATAGAATATATGTATACTGTATATGAAAAACAATCTATTAAATCGAATTGATCTAAACTAAGTtggcaagaaattttcaaatctccaaattcttatcaataatatattattaaatcatCCTTATCTTTATATTGGAGGAATCTatgtaatatactaatatatataccgTATAGTGTATGAGTTATACATTGTTTTCTTATGGCTGCTTATTGTTTTCGGAGGAGAGACCAAGCTGAGTTGGGTCAGTTGTTGGAGCCTTTGTCTTTGAAAATAAAGGTTATGGATTCGATTCTCATGCTCAGCAAGGATGGAGGTCTACCTTTGATAAAACCTGAAAACAACCTCTCTATTGGGACTCAAAACTCGTGGAGAACGACATtaggagttactttactttactttttttgtttttaatcgtATGTTCTATCAAATACAGACGTATGCAATGTTAAATAAACTGAATGACATATTTTCACGGTAATGTGTATATTTTTCATTActtcattatatattatgtttttcaaaattatgaTCGGCTAACATTTTGTTTGGGTTTTATCAATTTCAGATGGATACGGTgttaaataaaatgaatgacAGATCTTTAtagtaataaaattttttatttacttcattatatattatgtttttcaaaattaatattggCTTAACTTTTTGTTACTTTGATTTTGggttaattttatcaattgcaAATGGATGTACTGTTAATAGAATGAATGACAAGTTTTCATGGTAATAATctgtattatttttgtttcctTACTACATTGTATATAATGTTTTACAAAATTAAGATCGGATTacaatatatttcttttgattttggattacAATCCGATTCTTTTGATGTTTGTATCTATCAATTGGAGCTGGATGTAATTTTAGATGAATGACATATGTTTTCTACAATTTTTTATTAGGTTAAGTTgttaatttttacaaaatttgcAAATCttcttatgtttttataaaatttgtttcgGTTACTTATTTTCCTATAaggatttatttatatctacatgtgtttatattaactataacaaaattgattattagaactttaaaaatgttttattaagTTTAATGTAAACTTTACCTAACATCTaattcaattatatttttaaatagtcGCACATCGGGTAAAAGACCTAATATACAAGTAAAGAACTAGATTTACGAGTGAAGAATTTAGTTAACTAAAAAACAATCATTACGCTTTCCTTATACTTTATGATGGCCAAACATTAACCCTAGAAATGAGACAAAAGGAGTGCtaatttgactttcaaagttttttttttccaattttgatcgttattttttgttattgtattatataacgcttgatataaaatatttggATGAATCGAGTTTTAATATACCTTTTAATGATATAAGTTCCATCAGctataataaaatacatataaaaatatcttcggttaaagttaaaagaaaaagattttgaaagtcaatacttaaaatgggacggagggagtaataaaTAGTTTATATTTGGTTATAGATCAAATGTCCACGTGAGAACTTCTTTGGGGGTTTTGGGGGAGGGGGGATGTTGGGTTAGAAACCGAGTCGAATCTCAATTCTTCATGGTTTCGGGCATTTATCTCTTCAGACGCGTGCGGACCGTGTTATCGCACCTTTGGTCTCTAGGGGTGCCTTCGGGTTCTAATCGCCAGCATACTGCCCGCGTGGATATCAATGTTAGAGTTTGAACCATTAACCAGTTAATACGTCGTTCTAAAAATAATAGCCagttttatattaaacatataattaattatacatttttgAAGGGTGTATTTGAAggaaaagaaattgaaaatagCTAGAAACCGGCATGCATGACAAATTGACAATACACTCAAACCCCTTCAgaataaattcaaatttaatataataaataaatatgggaGGTTCTATCTGGGGCAGATATCAGCTTGCTGGAGACCTCATCTTCCATCTTCTATCCAATTAACTCCTCACATTTTTACTTTCTTtcatttactttttgttttcttacgTTTGGTCGATGTGCTCTTCTGCAACCGACTACCGACTAACCCCTTTCTCATTTTCCTGATTTTACGGAATTATTTGGtgtcatttatttattacatgCAACAAATTCAACCATGCATGAATTTACTGGTCATGCAGCTCACTTAGCACATACCATTTATTACAATGATAATAGTAATTCGAGTATTATACGGATGGTATTTGAAGTATCCTCTAGAGTCCAGATTACGTTTTTGGTACAATCTTTTGAATTTCTACTCGaatcatacctaaagttttcaaaaattttctcGTACGGTACCTAAGACTGCTGTTAAATCCATCCACTTGAGGACTATTTTCGTTATTTTCTTACCAAGAG
The Erigeron canadensis isolate Cc75 chromosome 2, C_canadensis_v1, whole genome shotgun sequence DNA segment above includes these coding regions:
- the LOC122590084 gene encoding UPF0496 protein At4g34320-like — encoded protein: MGCIHSTPDSINTHKNTISSSSSSSSNNPSLSKLHLTPDLTSYQEACRSDPELQSFDSALQYKTSRVINSLAVGVEVRSLSLDSLQEVTTSLLDMNQEVVNILIESKEDIWNNDELFSLVKDFFDLSLLTLDFITSLEDCLKNARHSLSFLTIAFNKFDQDKDYLNTLQQFKQFESLDSPFSPQFFELFQSVYKQQVSMLRKLNVQKRKVDKKLKRAVMWRRLTNVIFVITFSTVLICSVVAAAVAAPPLVTALAAAAVVPLGSMGKWVNSLWKKYETGLKGQRELINAMRMGNFIAIKDLDNIKALVDKLGVEMEGLVQNVQFAVNEEEEEAVAVAVEEMKKTVNDFAKTIDDLSDHSNKCSRDVRRARTVIVQKITKHPSGSV